One Streptococcus sp. S1 DNA window includes the following coding sequences:
- the yaaA gene encoding S4 domain-containing protein YaaA, translating into MNYKLFDDFITLQAILKELGIIQSGGEIKAFLQEKEVFVNGELEQRRGRKLRVNDQIDIPELSMTITILEPSQEEIEGHLKEKEEKERVAKLVKQLNQQQKKQPTKINKKEKAIRFPGIS; encoded by the coding sequence ATGAATTACAAATTATTTGATGATTTTATTACATTACAAGCAATCTTAAAAGAACTCGGTATTATACAGAGTGGTGGTGAAATCAAAGCTTTTCTTCAAGAAAAAGAAGTCTTTGTTAATGGTGAATTAGAACAACGGAGAGGTCGTAAACTTCGTGTCAATGATCAAATTGACATCCCTGAACTGAGCATGACTATCACCATTCTTGAACCTTCTCAAGAAGAAATAGAGGGGCATCTTAAAGAGAAGGAAGAAAAGGAACGTGTTGCTAAACTTGTCAAGCAACTCAATCAACAACAAAAGAAACAACCGACAAAAATTAACAAAAAAGAAAAAGCGATTCGCTTTCCTGGTATCTCCTAA
- the recF gene encoding DNA replication/repair protein RecF (All proteins in this family for which functions are known are DNA-binding proteins that assist the filamentation of RecA onto DNA for the initiation of recombination or recombinational repair.) yields MWLKQLSIQHFRNYQELEVEFHPGLNIFLGQNAQGKTNILESIYFLALTRSHRTRNDRDLIYFESTDFKVSGQLQRETGPLPLEISLTPKGRITKVNHLKQAKLSNYIGHMNVVLFAPEDLQLIKGSPAGRRKFIDIELGQMKPLYLSDLSQYNHVLKQRNSYLKNSEKIDATFLEVLDSQLASFGSRVIHHRLEFIKKLEAKAKEKHTGLSDNKEDLSIQYQSTVFSEEGNDIEEQFLSMLGKNRQKDIFRKTTSIGPHRDDLAFFINNMNATFGSQGQHRSVVLSLKLAEIELMEEITREKPILLLDDVMSELDNYRQLQLLETISNNIQTFITTTTLDHLKELPEELKIFTVQAGHIKTAS; encoded by the coding sequence ATGTGGTTAAAACAGTTATCCATTCAACATTTTCGTAATTATCAAGAACTTGAAGTCGAATTTCATCCTGGATTAAATATTTTCTTAGGTCAAAATGCTCAGGGGAAGACCAATATTCTCGAATCAATTTATTTTCTAGCTTTAACCAGAAGTCATCGAACACGAAATGATAGAGATCTCATCTATTTTGAATCCACCGATTTTAAAGTTTCTGGTCAATTACAAAGAGAAACTGGTCCCCTTCCATTAGAAATTTCCTTGACACCAAAAGGTCGGATAACTAAGGTAAATCATTTGAAACAAGCCAAATTATCGAACTATATTGGCCATATGAATGTTGTCCTTTTCGCACCCGAAGATTTGCAACTGATCAAAGGATCACCTGCAGGCCGTCGAAAGTTTATTGACATTGAATTAGGTCAGATGAAACCTCTCTACTTATCCGACTTATCTCAATACAACCATGTACTGAAACAAAGAAATAGTTATCTAAAAAATTCGGAAAAAATTGATGCTACATTTTTGGAGGTCTTAGATTCACAACTAGCTAGTTTTGGAAGTCGCGTCATCCATCATCGGCTTGAGTTTATTAAAAAATTAGAAGCTAAAGCAAAAGAAAAACACACTGGACTTTCTGACAACAAAGAAGACCTATCAATTCAATATCAGTCAACTGTTTTTTCTGAAGAAGGAAATGATATAGAAGAGCAGTTTCTCTCTATGTTGGGAAAAAACCGTCAGAAGGATATTTTTAGGAAAACAACAAGCATTGGACCACACAGGGATGATTTAGCATTTTTTATCAATAATATGAATGCTACCTTTGGTAGTCAAGGCCAGCATCGAAGTGTTGTTCTCTCTCTAAAATTAGCAGAAATTGAATTGATGGAAGAAATCACAAGAGAAAAGCCTATTTTATTACTTGACGATGTTATGAGCGAACTTGACAATTATCGTCAACTTCAACTACTTGAAACCATCTCTAATAATATTCAAACATTTATTACAACGACCACTCTCGATCATTTAAAAGAACTGCCTGAAGAGTTGAAAATTTTTACTGTTCAAGCCGGTCATATCAAAACAGCATCTTGA
- the guaB gene encoding IMP dehydrogenase, which translates to MSNWDTKFLKKGFTFDDVLLIPAESHVLPNDADLSTQLASNLRLNIPIITAAMDTVTESQMAIAMARAGGLGVIHKNMSIEQQADEVRKVKRSENGVIIDPFYLTPSHTIAEADELMGRYRISGVPVVETLENRKLVGILTNRDLRFISDYNQPISNHMTSENLVTAPVGTDLETAERILQEHRIEKLPLVDENGRLSGLITIKDIEKVIEFPNAAKDEFGRLLVAGAVGVTSDTFERAEALFEAGADAIVIDTAHGHSAGVLRKIAEIRAHFPDRTLIAGNIATAEGARALFDAGVDVVKVGIGPGSICTTRVVAGVGVPQVTAIYDAAAVAREYGKTIIADGGIKYSGDIVKALAAGGNAVMLGSMLAGTDEAPGETEIFQGRKFKTYRGMGSIAAMKKGSSDRYFQGSVNEANKLVPEGIEGRVAYKGSVADMVFQMIGGIRSGMGYVGAATIQDLHDHAQFVEMSGAGLKESHPHDVQITNEAPNYSAQ; encoded by the coding sequence ATGTCTAATTGGGACACAAAGTTTTTAAAAAAAGGGTTTACATTCGATGACGTGCTTTTGATTCCAGCAGAAAGTCACGTATTGCCTAATGATGCAGATTTAAGTACACAATTAGCAAGTAATTTACGCTTGAACATCCCAATCATTACTGCTGCTATGGATACAGTGACTGAAAGTCAAATGGCAATTGCTATGGCACGTGCTGGTGGACTTGGTGTGATCCATAAAAACATGTCAATTGAGCAACAGGCAGATGAAGTACGCAAAGTAAAACGCTCTGAAAATGGGGTTATCATTGATCCGTTCTATTTGACTCCGTCTCATACAATTGCAGAAGCAGATGAGTTGATGGGACGATACCGAATCAGTGGTGTTCCTGTTGTTGAAACACTTGAAAATCGTAAATTAGTTGGTATCCTTACAAACCGGGATTTGCGTTTTATTTCTGATTACAATCAACCCATTTCAAATCATATGACAAGTGAAAATTTGGTGACTGCACCGGTTGGAACTGATTTGGAAACAGCTGAACGCATTCTACAAGAGCACCGTATTGAAAAATTACCATTGGTAGATGAAAATGGTCGTCTTTCTGGCTTGATTACAATCAAAGATATTGAAAAAGTTATTGAGTTCCCAAATGCGGCTAAGGATGAATTTGGTCGTTTGCTTGTAGCTGGTGCCGTAGGGGTTACTTCAGATACTTTTGAACGTGCAGAAGCTCTTTTTGAAGCTGGTGCAGACGCAATTGTCATCGATACTGCTCATGGACATTCTGCGGGTGTTCTTCGTAAGATCGCAGAAATTCGTGCTCACTTCCCAGATCGTACCTTGATTGCAGGAAATATTGCAACCGCTGAAGGTGCTCGTGCATTATTTGATGCAGGGGTAGATGTAGTTAAGGTCGGAATTGGTCCTGGATCAATCTGTACAACTCGTGTTGTTGCAGGGGTTGGTGTTCCTCAAGTGACTGCTATTTATGATGCAGCCGCTGTAGCTCGTGAATATGGAAAAACGATCATTGCTGATGGTGGTATCAAGTATTCAGGAGATATAGTCAAAGCACTTGCAGCTGGTGGAAATGCGGTTATGCTTGGCTCAATGCTTGCAGGTACAGATGAAGCACCAGGTGAAACAGAAATCTTCCAAGGTCGTAAATTTAAAACATACCGTGGTATGGGATCTATTGCAGCAATGAAGAAAGGTTCTAGCGACCGTTACTTCCAAGGTTCTGTCAATGAAGCCAATAAATTGGTCCCTGAAGGAATTGAAGGACGCGTTGCTTATAAAGGTTCTGTAGCAGATATGGTCTTCCAAATGATCGGTGGTATTCGTTCAGGTATGGGTTATGTTGGTGCAGCAACTATTCAAGATTTACATGATCATGCACAATTTGTCGAAATGAGTGGTGCCGGATTGAAAGAAAGCCATCCTCATGATGTGCAAATTACAAACGAGGCTCCTAATTACTCGGCACAATAA
- the trpS gene encoding tryptophan--tRNA ligase yields the protein MTKPIILTGDRPTGKLHIGHYVGSLKNRVLLQNKDEYNMFVFLADQQALTDHAKDPKTIVESIGNVALDYLAAGLDPEKVTIFIQSQIPELAELTMYYMNLVSLARLERNPTVKTEISQKGFGESIPTGFLVYPISQAADITAFKANFVPVGNDQKPMIEQTREIVRSFNHAYNTDTLVEPEGIYPENEAAGRLPGLDGNAKMSKSLNNGIYLADDADTLKKKVMSMYTDPDHIKIEDPGKIEGNMVFHYLDVFGRPEDAAEIAEMKEHYQRGGLGDVKTKRYLLEILDRELRPIRERRLEFAKDMGEVYSILEKGSERARNVAAQTLDEVKSAMGITYFKK from the coding sequence ATGACAAAACCCATCATTTTGACAGGAGATAGACCAACAGGAAAACTCCATATTGGCCACTATGTAGGTTCTTTAAAAAATCGCGTCTTGCTACAAAATAAAGACGAATATAATATGTTTGTTTTCCTAGCAGACCAGCAAGCTTTGACAGACCATGCAAAAGATCCAAAAACGATTGTAGAATCTATTGGAAATGTTGCTTTGGATTATCTGGCAGCTGGACTAGATCCTGAAAAAGTTACGATTTTCATTCAAAGTCAGATTCCTGAATTAGCAGAATTGACTATGTACTACATGAATCTTGTATCTTTGGCGCGACTTGAAAGAAACCCAACTGTAAAAACTGAGATTTCTCAAAAAGGTTTTGGTGAGAGTATTCCAACAGGATTTTTGGTATACCCTATTTCACAAGCAGCCGATATTACAGCATTTAAAGCGAATTTTGTTCCAGTAGGAAATGATCAAAAGCCAATGATTGAGCAAACTCGTGAGATTGTTCGTTCCTTTAATCATGCATACAACACAGATACTTTGGTCGAACCAGAAGGAATTTATCCTGAAAATGAAGCAGCAGGGCGCCTGCCTGGTTTAGACGGAAATGCTAAGATGTCTAAATCATTGAATAATGGCATTTACCTAGCTGATGATGCAGATACTTTAAAGAAAAAAGTGATGAGTATGTATACTGATCCTGATCATATTAAAATAGAGGATCCAGGAAAAATCGAAGGCAATATGGTATTTCATTACCTGGATGTATTTGGCCGTCCAGAAGATGCAGCTGAAATTGCAGAAATGAAAGAACATTATCAACGTGGTGGACTTGGTGATGTAAAGACCAAACGATATCTTTTAGAAATTTTAGATCGTGAATTAAGACCAATTCGTGAAAGACGACTTGAGTTTGCAAAGGATATGGGTGAAGTCTACTCTATTCTTGAAAAAGGAAGTGAGCGTGCTCGAAATGTAGCAGCTCAAACATTGGATGAAGTAAAATCAGCGATGGGAATTACCTATTTTAAAAAATAA